A portion of the Microbacterium hominis genome contains these proteins:
- a CDS encoding VOC family protein — protein sequence MLTVGSIVIRVDDLEREIAFWTQALDYVAREPHAADFALLRPREGAGPNVSLDAVPAPRVLPPRIHLDLYADDQVAEIARLEALGAARVEWAGRPADADYVIMEDPEGNRFCVIDAG from the coding sequence ATGCTGACCGTCGGCTCGATCGTGATCCGCGTCGACGACCTCGAGCGCGAGATCGCGTTCTGGACACAGGCGCTCGACTACGTCGCCCGCGAGCCTCACGCGGCCGACTTCGCCCTGCTGCGCCCGCGCGAGGGCGCGGGGCCGAACGTGTCGCTCGACGCGGTCCCTGCACCGCGGGTGCTCCCTCCGCGCATCCATCTCGACCTGTACGCCGATGACCAGGTGGCCGAGATCGCGCGACTGGAGGCGCTGGGCGCGGCGCGTGTCGAGTGGGCGGGGCGCCCCGCCGACGCCGACTACGTGATCATGGAAGACCCCGAGGGCAACCGCTTCTGCGTCATCGACGCGGGCTGA
- a CDS encoding amino acid transporter yields the protein MTDERPTRRDLMKPVQLLGLAFGAAIFAGIVTLVSMGFFQQRTAEEAQAAIVLALVIAGVSFIAVLLIMALLLLAVDPADITKQIDKPVLLDDDTDPADKP from the coding sequence GTGACCGACGAACGCCCCACCCGCCGCGACCTCATGAAGCCCGTCCAGCTGCTCGGGCTCGCCTTCGGCGCCGCGATCTTCGCCGGCATCGTCACGCTCGTCTCGATGGGCTTCTTCCAGCAGCGCACCGCTGAAGAGGCGCAGGCGGCGATCGTGCTCGCCCTGGTGATCGCGGGGGTCTCGTTCATCGCCGTGCTGCTGATCATGGCGCTGCTGCTGCTGGCGGTCGACCCCGCCGACATCACGAAGCAGATCGACAAGCCCGTGCTGCTCGACGACGACACCGATCCCGCCGACAAGCCCTGA
- a CDS encoding DUF305 domain-containing protein: MNTRTLAATSAALLLTAALAITGCAAQTGAGGTMPATMHEGGASASPPATGFNGADAMFTAMMIPHHEQALEMSAVLLGKDGISAQARELAQQIEAAQGPEIAQMEDWLEEWGLPMTGGSEDMHHGDGMMSGADMEALEAATGAEAERLFLEQMIEHHEGAIDMAEREVERGIHPGVIALAEDVITGQTAEIQTMREMLAE; encoded by the coding sequence ATGAACACACGCACGCTTGCCGCGACCTCCGCGGCACTGCTGCTCACCGCCGCGCTCGCGATCACCGGCTGCGCGGCGCAGACCGGAGCGGGCGGCACGATGCCCGCGACCATGCACGAGGGCGGGGCATCCGCGTCGCCCCCCGCCACCGGCTTCAACGGCGCCGACGCCATGTTCACCGCCATGATGATCCCCCACCACGAGCAGGCGCTCGAGATGAGCGCCGTGCTGCTCGGGAAGGACGGCATCAGCGCCCAGGCTCGCGAGCTCGCTCAGCAGATCGAGGCCGCGCAGGGGCCGGAGATCGCGCAGATGGAGGACTGGCTCGAGGAGTGGGGCCTGCCGATGACCGGCGGCTCCGAGGACATGCACCACGGCGACGGCATGATGAGCGGAGCCGACATGGAAGCGCTCGAGGCGGCGACCGGCGCCGAGGCCGAGCGGCTCTTCCTCGAGCAGATGATCGAGCACCACGAGGGGGCGATCGACATGGCCGAGCGCGAGGTCGAGCGCGGCATCCATCCCGGCGTGATCGCGCTGGCGGAGGACGTCATCACGGGGCAGACGGCGGAGATCCAGACGATGCGCGAGATGCTCGCCGAGTAG
- a CDS encoding ExeM/NucH family extracellular endonuclease, with amino-acid sequence MRRSIRPAAAVVVASLGLVGLVAPVASAAEPTELFISEYVEGSSNNKAIEIYNPTTAPIDLAAGGYALQQYFNGSTTAGLTIALTGTVAPGDVYVFAHSSAVFGANPEIPDPNGVVDQTAGGGFFNGDDAVALAKAGALVDVIGQIGFDPGTAWVSNGVSTLNSTLRRNADICVGDPNGADVFVPSAEWTGFPTDNFDGLGAHTAVCGDNPPTVVINEFVANHVGTDTNEYIELLVTSGATDLSGYSVLSIEGDATATNSPTGVVDAAFTFGAPDAEGRSWTGFRNNALENGTMTLLLVTGTAPTAGTDLDVDNDGVLDDGFSFEIVDAVAISDNGAGDLTYGIPVLDPAFAGGAFAPGGASRFPDGTDTDTSADWVVNDFDLAGIPMFTGTLVDGEAVNTPGTANALTLPPDPEPEEQADCDIAPVTIGSVQGSGAASPVQGQTVRVEGVVTGDFQVGGFQGYYVQDAGDGDPATSDGIFVFAPGGAEVATGDEVHVLGEVSEFNGLTEITAADVAICASGVALPEPVALELPVDPAAYEPLEGMRVTLPQSLSILEYFDFDRFGTIEVGLGRQMTPTAVVEPGSAEYTALLEKNLAERITIDDGRSSQNPDPAIHPNGDEFTLSNTFRGGDQVKNVTGVLDWRFSTWAVQPTQGAEFTVVNPRPEVPEVGGDVTVASFNVLNYFTTIDPTPTNSNDDDYTRGADTAEELARQQAKIVAALAAIDADVYGLIEIENSGVVGFEDSTAAPDTAVATLTEALNAAVGAGTYEYLATGPVGTDAITTAMVYKPAAVQPVGAFATLTQADDPRWLDDKNRPALAQTFADVETGETVTVVVNHLKSKGSACTDVQDPDAGDGQGNCNGVRTRAALAMADWLAGDPTGQGAGRELIIGDLNSYDKEDPIDALVAAGYTDLVARFGGENAYSYVFDGMLGYLDYALAGTALAGDVTGTAVWHINADEADILDYDMSFKQPAQDALFAADPYRSSDHDPVVVGLDMTPDTTAPEISATATPSSIFPPNNKWTDVTVSIEATDDSGEVTVTLTGAEAAGSHKAAIQTIDDTTFRVVAAIGAIYTITYEAMDAAGNTATAQVVVTVGPARGPSLF; translated from the coding sequence GTGCGCAGATCCATCCGCCCCGCGGCCGCCGTCGTCGTCGCATCCCTGGGCCTGGTCGGCCTGGTGGCACCCGTGGCATCGGCAGCAGAGCCCACCGAACTGTTCATCAGCGAGTACGTCGAAGGTTCGTCGAACAACAAGGCCATCGAGATCTACAACCCGACCACTGCGCCGATCGACCTCGCCGCGGGCGGGTACGCGCTGCAGCAGTACTTCAACGGGTCGACGACGGCCGGTCTCACGATCGCACTCACGGGAACCGTGGCGCCCGGCGACGTCTACGTCTTCGCGCACTCCTCGGCCGTTTTCGGTGCGAACCCCGAGATTCCAGACCCCAACGGGGTCGTCGATCAGACCGCCGGTGGCGGTTTCTTCAACGGCGACGACGCTGTCGCGCTCGCCAAGGCCGGCGCGCTGGTGGACGTCATCGGACAGATCGGCTTCGACCCCGGAACGGCGTGGGTGAGCAACGGCGTCTCGACGCTCAACAGCACCCTCCGCCGCAACGCCGACATCTGCGTCGGCGACCCGAACGGCGCCGACGTCTTCGTCCCCTCGGCCGAGTGGACCGGGTTCCCCACGGACAACTTCGACGGTCTGGGTGCGCACACCGCGGTCTGCGGCGACAACCCGCCGACCGTGGTGATCAACGAGTTCGTCGCCAACCACGTCGGGACCGACACGAACGAGTACATCGAGCTGCTCGTGACCTCCGGCGCCACCGATCTCTCGGGCTACTCCGTGCTCTCGATCGAAGGCGACGCGACGGCCACCAACTCGCCGACGGGCGTCGTCGACGCCGCCTTCACCTTCGGCGCCCCCGACGCGGAAGGTCGCTCCTGGACGGGCTTCCGCAACAACGCACTCGAGAACGGCACCATGACGCTCCTGCTGGTGACCGGCACGGCCCCGACCGCCGGCACCGACCTCGACGTCGACAACGACGGCGTGCTCGACGACGGATTCTCGTTCGAGATCGTGGATGCCGTCGCCATCAGCGACAACGGCGCCGGAGACCTCACCTACGGCATCCCGGTGCTCGACCCCGCGTTCGCCGGGGGTGCGTTCGCGCCGGGCGGAGCCTCGCGCTTCCCGGACGGGACCGACACCGACACGTCCGCGGACTGGGTGGTCAACGACTTCGACCTGGCCGGCATCCCGATGTTCACAGGAACGCTGGTCGACGGCGAAGCCGTGAACACGCCCGGGACGGCGAACGCACTGACGTTGCCCCCGGACCCCGAGCCCGAGGAGCAGGCCGACTGCGACATCGCGCCGGTGACCATCGGCTCGGTGCAGGGGTCGGGTGCGGCATCCCCGGTGCAGGGTCAGACCGTGCGCGTCGAGGGTGTCGTCACCGGAGACTTCCAGGTCGGCGGGTTCCAGGGGTACTACGTGCAGGATGCCGGTGACGGCGATCCCGCGACTTCCGACGGCATCTTCGTCTTCGCCCCCGGCGGCGCGGAGGTAGCCACCGGCGACGAGGTGCACGTGCTCGGCGAGGTGAGCGAGTTCAACGGGCTCACGGAGATCACCGCCGCCGACGTGGCGATCTGTGCGAGCGGCGTGGCTCTGCCCGAGCCGGTCGCGCTGGAGCTGCCGGTCGACCCGGCCGCGTATGAGCCGCTCGAGGGCATGCGCGTCACGCTGCCGCAGTCGCTGTCGATCCTCGAGTACTTCGACTTCGACCGCTTCGGCACCATCGAGGTGGGCCTCGGCCGCCAGATGACGCCGACCGCCGTGGTCGAGCCCGGCTCCGCCGAGTACACGGCGCTTCTGGAGAAGAACCTCGCCGAGCGCATCACCATCGACGATGGTCGCTCCAGCCAGAACCCCGACCCCGCGATCCACCCCAACGGCGACGAGTTCACGCTGTCGAACACGTTCCGAGGCGGCGACCAGGTGAAGAACGTCACGGGCGTGCTCGACTGGCGCTTCTCGACGTGGGCCGTGCAGCCCACGCAGGGGGCGGAGTTCACCGTGGTGAACCCGCGGCCGGAGGTGCCCGAGGTCGGCGGCGACGTGACGGTGGCGAGCTTCAACGTGCTCAACTACTTCACCACCATCGATCCGACGCCCACGAACAGCAACGACGACGACTACACGCGCGGTGCGGACACGGCGGAGGAGCTCGCGCGCCAGCAGGCGAAGATCGTGGCGGCGCTCGCCGCGATCGACGCCGACGTCTACGGCCTGATCGAGATCGAGAACAGCGGAGTCGTGGGCTTCGAGGACAGCACCGCGGCTCCCGACACGGCAGTGGCGACGCTCACGGAGGCGCTGAACGCCGCGGTGGGTGCGGGCACCTATGAGTACCTCGCGACCGGGCCGGTGGGAACCGACGCGATCACCACGGCGATGGTCTACAAGCCCGCCGCGGTGCAGCCCGTCGGCGCGTTCGCGACGCTCACGCAGGCCGACGACCCGCGCTGGCTCGATGACAAGAACCGTCCCGCTCTCGCGCAGACGTTCGCCGACGTGGAGACGGGCGAGACGGTCACCGTCGTGGTGAACCACCTCAAGTCGAAGGGCTCCGCCTGCACCGACGTGCAGGATCCCGACGCCGGTGACGGTCAGGGCAACTGCAACGGCGTGCGCACGCGGGCGGCGCTGGCGATGGCCGACTGGCTGGCGGGCGACCCCACCGGTCAGGGCGCGGGCCGCGAGCTGATCATCGGCGACCTCAACTCCTACGACAAGGAGGACCCGATCGACGCGCTGGTGGCGGCCGGGTACACCGACCTCGTGGCGCGGTTCGGCGGCGAGAACGCGTACTCGTACGTGTTCGACGGCATGCTCGGCTACCTCGACTACGCCCTGGCCGGCACCGCGCTGGCCGGTGACGTGACGGGCACCGCCGTCTGGCACATCAACGCCGACGAGGCCGACATCCTCGACTACGACATGTCGTTCAAGCAGCCGGCCCAGGACGCGCTGTTCGCGGCAGACCCGTACCGGTCGAGCGACCACGATCCCGTCGTGGTCGGTCTGGACATGACGCCCGACACGACGGCGCCGGAGATCAGCGCGACGGCCACGCCGTCGTCGATCTTCCCGCCGAACAACAAGTGGACCGACGTCACGGTGTCCATCGAGGCGACCGACGACAGCGGCGAGGTCACGGTCACCCTGACCGGGGCCGAGGCCGCGGGCTCGCACAAGGCCGCGATCCAGACGATCGACGATACGACCTTCCGGGTCGTCGCGGCGATCGGAGCGATCTACACGATCACCTACGAGGCGATGGATGCCGCGGGCAACACCGCAACGGCCCAGGTGGTGGTGACGGTCGGCCCGGCGCGCGGGCCGAGCCTGTTCTGA
- the purB gene encoding adenylosuccinate lyase, whose product MTSLPPQPLSPLDGRYRAAVTGLADYLSEAGLNRARVEVEVEWLIALTDRSLFGSSPLSDDDKARLRALYLEFGQDEIDWLAAKEAVTRHDVKAVEYLVRDRLSTLGLDGIAELTHFACTSEDINSTSYALTVKRAVEGVWLPKLREVIAALTALAVEHRDAAMLSRTHGQPATPSTMGKEIGVFAWRLERVAAQIAGGEYLAKFSGATGTWSAHLSAAPDVDWPELSRSFIEGLDLDFNIFTTQIESHDWQVELYDRVRHAGGILHNLATDVWTYISLGYFSQIPVAGATGSSTMPHKINPIRFENAEANLEISGGLLATLSQTLVTSRLQRDLTDSTTQRNIGVAFGHSLLALDNLLRGLGEIALAQPVLDADLDGNWEVLAEAIQTVVRAEIAAGRSQITDPYALLKDLTRGRRVGAPELAEFVRGLDIGDEAKERLIALTPATYAGLASKLVDELA is encoded by the coding sequence GTGACCTCTCTCCCCCCTCAGCCCCTGAGCCCCCTCGACGGCCGTTACCGAGCCGCCGTGACCGGACTCGCCGACTACCTCTCCGAGGCGGGCCTCAACCGCGCCCGCGTGGAGGTGGAGGTCGAGTGGCTCATCGCCCTCACCGATCGCTCGCTCTTCGGCTCGTCGCCGCTCAGCGATGACGACAAGGCGCGCCTGCGGGCGCTCTACCTCGAGTTCGGACAGGACGAGATCGACTGGCTCGCAGCCAAGGAGGCGGTGACCCGCCACGACGTCAAGGCCGTCGAGTACCTGGTGCGCGACCGGCTGTCGACCCTGGGCCTGGACGGCATCGCCGAGCTCACCCACTTCGCCTGCACGAGCGAGGACATCAACTCCACCTCGTATGCGCTCACCGTCAAGCGCGCGGTCGAGGGCGTGTGGCTCCCGAAGCTGCGCGAGGTCATCGCCGCCCTCACGGCGCTGGCCGTCGAGCATCGGGATGCCGCCATGCTCAGCCGCACGCACGGCCAGCCGGCCACGCCCTCGACGATGGGCAAGGAGATCGGCGTGTTCGCCTGGCGTCTGGAGCGCGTGGCCGCCCAGATCGCGGGCGGCGAGTACCTCGCGAAGTTCTCCGGCGCGACCGGCACCTGGTCGGCGCACCTTTCGGCGGCGCCCGACGTGGACTGGCCGGAGCTGTCGCGCTCGTTCATCGAGGGCCTCGACCTCGACTTCAACATCTTCACGACCCAGATCGAGTCGCACGACTGGCAGGTGGAGCTGTACGACCGCGTGCGGCACGCCGGCGGCATCCTCCACAATCTCGCCACCGACGTGTGGACCTACATCTCGCTCGGGTACTTCTCACAGATCCCCGTGGCCGGCGCCACCGGATCTTCGACGATGCCGCACAAGATCAACCCGATCCGCTTCGAGAACGCCGAGGCGAACCTGGAGATCTCGGGCGGCCTGCTGGCCACGCTCTCGCAGACGCTCGTCACGAGCCGCCTGCAGCGCGACCTCACCGACTCGACCACGCAGCGCAACATCGGCGTCGCGTTCGGCCACTCGCTGCTCGCGCTCGACAACCTGCTGCGCGGGCTCGGCGAGATCGCCCTGGCGCAGCCGGTGCTCGACGCCGACCTCGACGGCAACTGGGAGGTTCTCGCCGAGGCGATCCAGACCGTCGTGCGCGCGGAGATCGCCGCCGGTCGCTCGCAGATCACCGACCCCTACGCGCTGCTGAAGGACCTCACCCGCGGCCGCCGCGTCGGCGCTCCGGAGCTGGCCGAGTTCGTGCGCGGGCTCGACATCGGCGACGAGGCTAAGGAGCGCCTCATCGCCCTCACGCCCGCGACCTACGCCGGCCTCGCGTCGAAGCTGGTCGACGAACTGGCCTGA
- a CDS encoding acyl-CoA synthetase, producing MTPSPAARTFEVRHVQFARAAFAALAAIMITFSPDHSAAVGAAVFSGFAIATGLVWAVSLWLVYPAGQRVIPGLMALATLAAGMAGGLPPLRTIDGYFWMVILWAAATGVIELVAGVRGLRLASRADKGTLEAAHPSQEEALAAAAAIPRSQSRDALTVGILTLVLAAAMLLVPQTYALDYTIAEAGQSFTLTGITIGVGIFGGYAAIIAVYLAIAGFSPRPTTPAEAPAVARADQENHP from the coding sequence GTGACCCCTTCCCCCGCCGCCCGCACTTTCGAGGTGCGCCACGTGCAGTTCGCGCGCGCCGCCTTCGCGGCACTCGCGGCGATCATGATCACGTTCTCGCCCGACCACTCCGCCGCCGTCGGCGCCGCGGTCTTCAGCGGATTCGCGATCGCGACCGGTCTCGTGTGGGCGGTGTCGCTCTGGCTCGTCTACCCCGCCGGGCAGCGGGTCATCCCTGGGCTGATGGCTCTCGCGACCCTCGCGGCGGGCATGGCAGGCGGCCTGCCGCCGCTGCGCACGATCGACGGCTACTTCTGGATGGTCATCCTGTGGGCGGCCGCGACCGGCGTGATCGAGCTCGTCGCCGGCGTGCGGGGGCTGCGTCTGGCATCCCGCGCCGACAAGGGGACGCTCGAGGCGGCACACCCGTCCCAGGAGGAGGCGCTCGCCGCCGCCGCGGCCATCCCGCGCAGCCAGTCCCGCGATGCGCTCACCGTCGGCATCCTCACCCTCGTGCTCGCCGCCGCGATGCTGCTCGTGCCCCAGACCTACGCGCTGGACTACACGATCGCCGAAGCCGGACAGAGCTTCACCTTGACGGGCATCACGATCGGCGTCGGGATCTTCGGCGGCTACGCCGCGATCATCGCCGTCTATCTCGCCATCGCCGGCTTCTCGCCGCGACCCACCACCCCCGCAGAGGCGCCGGCTGTCGCCCGTGCCGATCAGGAGAACCACCCGTGA
- a CDS encoding MarR family winged helix-turn-helix transcriptional regulator: MDQSADDLLALDNQVCFAIVTAARNVVALYRPVLEPLGLTHPQYLVMLALWERSPRSLTDLADELALEPATVSPLVKRLEAAGNVARTRRPGNERMLDIALTPQGVALRERALAVPGQIMARVGVAASDLLALRDALQPFAGRSPVFAD, from the coding sequence ATGGACCAGTCGGCCGACGACCTGCTCGCACTCGACAACCAGGTGTGCTTCGCCATCGTCACGGCGGCGCGAAACGTCGTCGCGCTGTACCGTCCCGTGCTGGAGCCGCTGGGGCTCACGCACCCGCAGTACCTCGTGATGCTCGCGCTGTGGGAGCGATCGCCGCGGTCGCTGACCGACCTGGCCGACGAGCTCGCCCTCGAGCCGGCCACCGTCTCACCTCTGGTGAAGCGCCTCGAAGCGGCGGGGAACGTGGCGCGCACCCGGCGCCCTGGAAACGAGCGGATGCTCGACATCGCCCTGACGCCGCAGGGCGTGGCGCTGCGGGAGCGGGCCCTCGCCGTGCCCGGCCAGATCATGGCGCGCGTCGGGGTCGCGGCATCCGATCTGCTCGCCCTCCGCGACGCGCTGCAGCCCTTCGCGGGCAGGAGTCCGGTGTTCGCGGACTGA
- a CDS encoding low molecular weight protein-tyrosine-phosphatase, whose translation MTASAAEPFRVVFVCTGNICRSPMADVVFREFAATAGLASRVASTSAGTGDWHVGERADQRTLEALDRRGYDGSHHRARQFTHGDFARSDLVIALDRTHERILRGWAHDEVDADKIALLLSFDPSARSLDVPDPYYAGPGMFDEVLGMIESASRALFRQLEPAIRPAM comes from the coding sequence ATGACCGCCAGCGCCGCCGAGCCCTTCCGGGTGGTGTTCGTGTGCACGGGAAACATCTGCCGCTCGCCCATGGCGGATGTGGTGTTCCGCGAGTTCGCCGCCACGGCCGGGCTCGCCTCGCGTGTGGCCTCCACCAGCGCCGGCACGGGCGACTGGCATGTGGGGGAACGCGCCGACCAGCGCACCCTCGAGGCGCTCGACCGCCGCGGCTACGACGGCAGCCACCATCGGGCGCGGCAGTTCACCCACGGCGACTTCGCGCGCAGCGACCTGGTCATCGCGCTCGACCGCACCCACGAGCGGATCCTCCGCGGCTGGGCCCACGACGAGGTCGACGCGGACAAGATCGCACTGCTGCTCTCCTTCGACCCGTCCGCCCGCTCGCTGGACGTGCCCGACCCCTACTACGCCGGTCCGGGAATGTTCGACGAGGTGCTCGGTATGATCGAAAGCGCGAGCCGGGCGCTCTTCCGGCAGCTCGAACCAGCGATCCGGCCGGCGATGTGA
- a CDS encoding zinc-dependent alcohol dehydrogenase family protein: MRGVIMYAPGDVRVEDREMPAIVEPTDAILKLSATCICGSDLWPYRGAERVDHTPMGHEYVGIVHEIGSDVKNVQVGDFVVGSFFASDNTCEICLAGYQTHCVHRQPGAATGAQSEYVRVPLADGTLVATPGQPDPDLIPSLLAASDVLGTGWFAAVAAEVGPGKTVAVVGDGAVGLLGILAAKQLGAERIIAMSRHADRQALARRFGANDIVEERGAECVARIKELTDGLGAHSTIEAVGTQEAMDQALRATRAGGHVGFVGVSHGVEIEGRQLFFSGVHLHGGPAPVRRFLPELIDLIWRREIDPGVVFDLVLPLEEAAEGYRAMDERRATKVLLTV, translated from the coding sequence ATGCGTGGAGTCATCATGTACGCACCCGGCGACGTCCGCGTCGAAGACCGCGAGATGCCCGCCATCGTCGAGCCGACCGACGCGATCCTGAAGCTCTCAGCCACCTGCATCTGCGGATCCGACCTGTGGCCGTACCGCGGCGCGGAGCGCGTCGACCACACCCCGATGGGCCACGAGTACGTCGGCATCGTGCACGAGATCGGTTCGGACGTGAAGAACGTGCAGGTCGGCGACTTCGTCGTCGGATCGTTCTTCGCGAGCGACAACACGTGCGAGATCTGCCTCGCCGGCTATCAGACGCACTGCGTGCACCGTCAGCCCGGCGCGGCCACCGGCGCGCAGTCGGAGTACGTGCGCGTGCCGCTGGCCGACGGCACGCTCGTCGCGACGCCGGGGCAGCCCGATCCCGACCTCATCCCGTCGCTGCTGGCGGCCTCCGACGTGCTCGGCACCGGCTGGTTCGCCGCGGTCGCGGCGGAGGTCGGCCCCGGCAAGACGGTCGCGGTCGTCGGCGACGGCGCGGTGGGCCTGCTCGGCATCCTCGCCGCGAAGCAGCTGGGCGCGGAGCGCATCATCGCGATGAGCCGTCACGCCGACCGCCAGGCGCTCGCGCGCAGATTCGGCGCGAACGACATCGTCGAGGAGCGGGGTGCGGAGTGCGTCGCGCGCATCAAGGAGCTCACCGACGGGCTCGGCGCGCACTCGACCATCGAGGCCGTGGGCACCCAGGAAGCCATGGACCAGGCCCTGCGCGCCACCCGCGCCGGTGGTCACGTCGGCTTCGTCGGCGTCTCGCACGGCGTCGAGATCGAGGGCCGTCAGCTGTTCTTCTCGGGCGTGCACCTGCACGGCGGGCCGGCGCCCGTGCGCCGGTTCCTGCCCGAGCTGATCGACCTCATCTGGCGGCGCGAGATCGACCCGGGCGTCGTATTCGACCTCGTGCTCCCCCTCGAAGAGGCCGCCGAGGGCTACCGCGCCATGGACGAGCGTCGCGCCACGAAGGTGCTGCTCACCGTCTGA
- a CDS encoding alpha/beta fold hydrolase, with product MDAAPRLDLTEMPAPQFVMSQEGHRIATYTWGPDDGEPVLCVHGFASSCRDNWVSTGWVRDLTRAGFRVIGVDQRGHGASDKPHDPRDYTMDAFVADLLVVLDTYLVGDVRYVGYSLGARVGWQFALDAPEHVDRAVLGGIPDGRPLARLQIAQARAYAESGIPVEDPVTRNYVTLAERVAGNDLRALVALAEGMRLGDSDPDPASPPQQRALFATGSEDAILERSRALAASTPHGRFIELPGRHHFNAPGSRDFRQAALAFLAED from the coding sequence ATGGATGCCGCGCCCCGCCTCGATCTGACCGAGATGCCCGCACCGCAGTTCGTGATGTCGCAGGAGGGGCACCGCATCGCGACCTACACGTGGGGGCCCGACGACGGGGAGCCGGTGCTGTGCGTGCACGGCTTCGCGTCGAGCTGCCGTGACAACTGGGTGAGCACCGGCTGGGTGCGAGATCTCACGCGCGCCGGGTTCCGCGTGATCGGGGTCGACCAGCGCGGACACGGCGCGAGCGACAAGCCGCACGACCCCCGCGACTACACGATGGATGCCTTCGTCGCCGACCTGCTCGTCGTGCTCGACACCTATCTGGTCGGCGACGTGCGCTACGTCGGATACTCGCTCGGTGCGCGCGTCGGCTGGCAGTTCGCGCTCGACGCGCCCGAGCACGTGGATCGCGCGGTGCTCGGCGGCATCCCCGACGGGCGGCCGCTCGCCCGGCTTCAGATCGCACAGGCCCGCGCCTATGCCGAAAGCGGAATACCCGTGGAAGACCCGGTCACGCGCAATTACGTGACCCTCGCCGAGCGTGTTGCCGGCAACGACCTGCGCGCTCTCGTCGCTCTCGCCGAAGGTATGCGTCTCGGCGACTCCGACCCCGATCCGGCCAGTCCGCCCCAGCAGCGGGCGCTGTTCGCCACCGGCAGCGAAGACGCGATCCTCGAGCGCTCGCGCGCGCTCGCGGCATCCACTCCCCACGGCAGATTCATCGAGCTGCCCGGTCGGCACCACTTCAATGCGCCCGGATCGCGGGACTTCCGGCAGGCGGCGCTCGCATTCCTCGCTGAGGACTGA
- a CDS encoding SelT/SelW/SelH family protein, whose amino-acid sequence MSHHVRITYCTQCGWLLRAAWAAQELLTTFQEELRGGGVTLVPGTGGIFEVHADDELVWSRKVDGGFPEVTVLKRRVRDRIAPDRTLGHTDATRA is encoded by the coding sequence ATGTCCCACCACGTTCGCATCACGTACTGCACCCAGTGCGGCTGGCTGCTGCGCGCGGCGTGGGCCGCGCAGGAACTGCTCACGACCTTCCAGGAGGAGCTGCGCGGCGGCGGGGTCACCCTCGTCCCGGGCACCGGTGGGATCTTCGAGGTACACGCCGACGACGAGCTCGTGTGGTCGCGGAAGGTCGACGGCGGGTTCCCCGAGGTGACGGTGCTCAAGCGGCGCGTGCGCGACCGCATCGCCCCCGATCGCACTCTCGGCCACACCGACGCCACGCGCGCATAG